In Mycoplasmopsis synoviae ATCC 25204, the sequence ATAATGGAATTCAAAAATAAAGTTATTGCTTATTGTAAAGAACGTAATGCTAACTTTTTAGATTTTGAAAAATACGTTTCTTTAATAGAAGAGCATAATAAAAATATAAACCTAACAGGATTTAGTGGTGAGTCTTTATGAGAAGAAGGAATTTTAAATTCGCTTTTACATATGAATTCTTCTACAAAAGATAAAAGCGAAATTAAAATTTTAGATATCGGTTCTGGCGTTGGCTTTCCTGCAATTCCTTATGCTTTATTAAGAGAAAATAATTCAATTGATATCTTTGAACCAATTCAAAAAAGAGTAGATTTTTTAAACTTAGTAAAACAAGAATTAACTTTAGATAAAGTTAATATCTATAAACAAAGAGCTGAAGAATTTAGCCAAAAAAATATTTATGATGTAGTTGTAGCTAGAGCAGTTGGTAGCGTTAAAACCATGTTAATGGCAGCATTTCACTTAGTGGCTTTAAAAGGTGAAATGGTACTAATTAAAGGTCCTAAATACAAACAAGAAATTTTAGAGGCTCAAGAAATTTTATCTAAACTAAAAGTTGAAGTTATAGTTGATAAGTTTATCCTAAACGCTAAAGAAAATTTTTTAGTTAGAATCAAAAAATTAAGAAGCTGCCCCAAAGAGTTTCCCTACTCATGAAAAGACATCAAAAAACAATCCTAAGTTGGATTGTTTTTTGCTATAAATCGTTAAGCATTTCAGTGTAGACTGGATGTGAATAAATGTAATCCTTAATTTCTTCAAAAGTCATTTTGTTTTGAATCATTAAAGAAAACACGTTAACTATTTCGTGTGCTACATAGCTAAAAAGCGACACGCCAATTAATTGGTTTTGCTTGTTGAAGATTAATTTGTTAAAACCTTCAAGCTCATTAATTACGTGAGCTTTTGGAATAGAGCTTGTTAATATAGTTTTAGCGTAGCAGCCTTGCAAGTTTAACTCTTTAGCTTGTTTTAAATTTAGTCCTACTCTAGCAAAGCTAGGACGGATAAATACATTAGTAGGAACTAGTGGTCTATTATCCAGATTTCTATTTTTTTTAGTTTTTAGAAGTTGGTCAGATACTATCCGATAATCATCAAGTGAAATATATGTAAACATAGGTCCGCCTTTAACATCTCCTATTGCATATATTCCTTTAACATTTGTTTGAAGATATTTATTAACTTCAATAGCTTTATTATCTAATACTTTAATTTTAGTATTTTCAAGTCCTAAATTTAAAGTATTAGGAATTCTACCAGCGCTAATTAATACCGCATCAAATTTCTCTTTGTATTTTTTAGTTTTATTGCTCAGTGATACTTGAACTTGAGATTTTAAATCTTTAAATTTTTCACAAGTGGTATTGAATTCAAATTTAATACCTTGTTTTTTGAGAGTATCTAATATAAATTTACTATCTTCTTTATCTTCATTTGGCATGAAGTCACTATTATATTGAGCTACTGTTACTTGGGTTCCGAAGTTTGCAAAGTATGATGCAAATTCTAGACCTATAAAACCAGCACCTACTACAAGTAGTTTTTTAGGCAGCGTTCTTAGATTTAAAATGTCATTACTATATTTAACAAATCTAGATTTTGCTGCACCTTCGATATTTAGTTTTCTGCTTACTGATCCAGTTCCTATGATTATATTTTTAGCAGTAAGTTTTACTTTTTTCTTATTTGAATTTAAGTTAACTTCAACTTCATAGTCACTTAAAAATTTAGCGCTTCCCATATAAATATCTACGTTTTTATTTTTATTTAATAATTCAAAGTTTTTCTGGTTTAGCTTTTTAACAAATTCGAGTTTATGCTTTAGAGTTTTTACATAAGCTTTTTTACCAGTTTCGTAGCTGGTTTTGTATCCTAGTTTTGAGCTTTCGACAAAAACATGGCTATAGTGAGTATAGCTTTTAGTAGGAAGGCAGCCGACATTAATGCAGGTTCCTCCAACCATCTTTGGATCTTTTTCAATAATGGCTACTTTTTTATTAGATAGGCCGAGCTTATTAGCTAGAGTTTTTCCGCCTTTACCTCAGCCGATAATTATTACATCGTATTTTTTCATATTTACCTTATTTCATAAATTTCAAAAAATGCAAATTTTATGCTTATTTTTAACTAAATTATACATTTTTCAAATATTTGAAAATTAAAAATAAAAAAATAACCCAATAGCGAGTTATTTTAAAATTGATTATTTTTTCATTTCACGAATTGATTCGTTGATTGCAAGTTGAACTAAGGTTTTAACCATAACTCCAGTAGGATTTCCGCCTTGTTCTGCAGTTCCAGCGATATCAAAGTGAACGTATTTTCTATTTTCAGTGAATTCTTTTAAAAACATTGCAGCTGAGTTTGATCCACCCATTCCGGTAAGATCGGTATTTTTAAGATCAGCTACAAGAGATTTTTTAATTTCTTTTGAAAATTCATCATCAAGAGGCATTCTTCAAACTAATTCATCTTGAACTTTAGATGCCATTAAAACTGATTGTCAATCTTGATCTGATGTTGCTCAAACTCCAGTATAGGTAGTTCCAAGCGCAGATAGAATAGCTCCTGTTAGAGTTGCAACGTCGATAAGTCTTGTAGCGTTTAGTTTTCTAACGGCATAGGTTAGCCCATCAGCCATAACAAGTCTACCTTCAGCGTCGGTGTTATTTACTTCAACTGTTTTTCCGCTCATTGACTCTCAAACAGAATCAGGAAGAGAAGCGTCTCCGTTTACTCTGTTATCTGTTAGACATAGCACCGCTGATAGATTAACTCTAGGTTTGAATTCTGCAACTGCCATCATAGTTGAAGCTACAATTGCAGCTCCTGACATATCGAATTTCATTCCAAGCATTGAACGAGCTGGTTTAAGTGAATATCCTCCAGAGTCAAAGGTAATTCCTTTTCCGACCATAACGGTTTTTTCTTCTGATTCTTTGTTACCGTTATATTCAATTACAACCACTCTAGGCTCATACATACTTCCTCTATTAACTGAAAGAAGTAGCCCCATGTTTAAGTCTTCGATTTGTTCTTTATCTAAAACTTTAACTTCAAGATTTGCATATTCGCTTAATTCGTTTTCTACCTTTTTAGCTAAATATTCTGAGTTA encodes:
- a CDS encoding dihydrolipoyl dehydrogenase family protein, producing MKKYDVIIIGWGKGGKTLANKLGLSNKKVAIIEKDPKMVGGTCINVGCLPTKSYTHYSHVFVESSKLGYKTSYETGKKAYVKTLKHKLEFVKKLNQKNFELLNKNKNVDIYMGSAKFLSDYEVEVNLNSNKKKVKLTAKNIIIGTGSVSRKLNIEGAAKSRFVKYSNDILNLRTLPKKLLVVGAGFIGLEFASYFANFGTQVTVAQYNSDFMPNEDKEDSKFILDTLKKQGIKFEFNTTCEKFKDLKSQVQVSLSNKTKKYKEKFDAVLISAGRIPNTLNLGLENTKIKVLDNKAIEVNKYLQTNVKGIYAIGDVKGGPMFTYISLDDYRIVSDQLLKTKKNRNLDNRPLVPTNVFIRPSFARVGLNLKQAKELNLQGCYAKTILTSSIPKAHVINELEGFNKLIFNKQNQLIGVSLFSYVAHEIVNVFSLMIQNKMTFEEIKDYIYSHPVYTEMLNDL
- a CDS encoding M17 family metallopeptidase; the protein is MKLNKVTNQRNSDMLLKAVFDSEKTKECKLLLKKQNQVTEFFSENTAKAYLGSEEKYTYETLVKFVKQFVSSQARPYQVDVASFAKKAVKPRHVVKAFVDAYNYANADLYSAKTNQKNSDEEKALSLLFVSNNPGEVSELELTYRKQTVLSEAVNFARNLQILPPNIANSEYLAKKVENELSEYANLEVKVLDKEQIEDLNMGLLLSVNRGSMYEPRVVVIEYNGNKESEEKTVMVGKGITFDSGGYSLKPARSMLGMKFDMSGAAIVASTMMAVAEFKPRVNLSAVLCLTDNRVNGDASLPDSVWESMSGKTVEVNNTDAEGRLVMADGLTYAVRKLNATRLIDVATLTGAILSALGTTYTGVWATSDQDWQSVLMASKVQDELVWRMPLDDEFSKEIKKSLVADLKNTDLTGMGGSNSAAMFLKEFTENRKYVHFDIAGTAEQGGNPTGVMVKTLVQLAINESIREMKK
- the rsmG gene encoding 16S rRNA (guanine(527)-N(7))-methyltransferase RsmG; this translates as MEFKNKVIAYCKERNANFLDFEKYVSLIEEHNKNINLTGFSGESLWEEGILNSLLHMNSSTKDKSEIKILDIGSGVGFPAIPYALLRENNSIDIFEPIQKRVDFLNLVKQELTLDKVNIYKQRAEEFSQKNIYDVVVARAVGSVKTMLMAAFHLVALKGEMVLIKGPKYKQEILEAQEILSKLKVEVIVDKFILNAKENFLVRIKKLRSCPKEFPYSWKDIKKQS